One genomic region from Vitis riparia cultivar Riparia Gloire de Montpellier isolate 1030 chromosome 17, EGFV_Vit.rip_1.0, whole genome shotgun sequence encodes:
- the LOC117904911 gene encoding uncharacterized protein LOC117904911 isoform X5 — MPGNEVGDRVHNFFGQDNLSQGQHHSQAVDGNWPGLNNNLWVGNQRQIDSERGHGSQSSRVPHGLNFTQSTLRPDIVKNQSQNQQLNLNGYMHGHTGFQTRQNEANLLGVDTESDRHSLTSRGLSSFESQRGNGPEHHRKNSVMMETTESPVNFDFLGGQPQMGGQQSGMLQSLARQQSGFNDMQILQQQVMLKQMQELQRQQQIQQQETRQHNSINQIPSFSNQAPGNHSPAMINGAPIHDASNYSWHPEFMSGNTNWIQRGASPVIQGSSNGLMFSPDQGQALRMMGLAPQQGDQSLYGVPVSNTRGTSSQYSHMQVDRAAMQQTPSGSNSFPSNQYTAFPDQPSLQDGNLVSKQGFPVKKLFGQAPGQNLSGGVVLENLQQLNSQQRNAPLQEFHGRQNLAGSSETLQEKTVMPVARAQSSAGLDPTEEKFLYGTDDSIWDVFGKGSNMGTGGHNQLDGTDIGGAFPSMQSGSWSALMQSAVAETSSNDIGLQEEWSGPIFQSIEPPTGNPQPATYSDGGKKQTVWADNLQVASSLSSKPFSLPNDVNMTTNYSSFPGFQQSGLKFSNEESERLQMNSSHRSIQHSSEEGSKWLDRNPPQKTVGEGNQNYGSATRSSDAGPNLKSISGPWVHQQSISSYSTGGQPSNKPNGWNFIESGAPGGDATMRAHENENLLHHSQSNDLNRAMHGSGTWKADSLPDSTVELDHVKCGTGSSQVNREDSNRNNVAAIPNFSSGKTSQETSQQLPNSQHDYWKNVASPVNSKGNEGLGKHQHHLNKGPQVLESSVNSSTKGAVEMHEMENCDKKENSSDGYRSNLSHRASSGGLRENVWLDASDSRSLPGAKQKLSGQVGRKTSGSRRFQYHPMGNLEVDIEPSYEAKHVSHAQAMSQQVSRGLKSHEQGFSGPSKFSGHVPKDSNEMEKGPSPEFQGDTRGVDEVPSRGIFPGSMPNMSAPPDRSVGIYIQNKTAQSSQNMLELLHKVDQSRDRGTAAQFSSSERNSLSEMPEPETSDGSVGHLQRNQSSASQGFGLQLAPPSQRLPVPNRSLVSQSSSQTVNLLNSHTSPEIGDKSRAWLASTASVQSLPPSREASQGELRNNRSVTQGQTGKEAPQPNIGGSFSTAFTPGFPYSRSPLQNQHMTVASGQVTSDQSVNASFDRFAACSRKVDDSYDRIPTSQSATAPLSDLAANAPYNNIASMSDMSRLSSSNQLHVRGSTQQTPVLEAVPVSRPSFSSGTSHQDGFSKVPNVWTNVSTQQCLPGVEAHKAPSNVFKSHFKSTSNSETTSSTSQKLDDQDAHKGGSGPSEFGVYSLKDQAFGSVEEQPVKDSPWKQVSSENIDPVQKPMHGSQGKESVGNHLSAASPSNPAATQRDIEAFGRSLKPNNSLNQNFSLLHQMHAMKGTEIDPGNRGLKRFKGLDCSLDSQGAPKAGQQLAYGYNTVARDASVNHTSVPSEDPKILSFSSEQMDNRNRNASSQVLPGSIPSQDMLVFGRNDSQNYSSGNNSVSSRAEHSQISPQMAPSWFDQYGTFKNGQMFPMYDAHKTTTMRTVEQPFIVGKSSDSLHTRNSMDQVNGAFDTSQVANVQHSSTPISMASDHLSAPLSLPPNVTDQSLVVVRPKKRKSATCELLPWHKEVTQFRRLQKNSMAELDWAQATNRLIDRVEDEAEIIEDGFPFLRPKRRLILTTQLMQQLLRPPPAAILSVDASSNCESVVYSVARLTLGDACSFLSVSGSDSSMSLESGNLLAEKHKTSEKIGDQYFTKVMEDFISRARKLENDLFRLDNRASVLDLRVDCQDLEKFSVINRFAKFHSRGQADGPETSSSSDATANAQKTCPQRYVTALPMPRNLPDRSFFFYRKWGEYKCSLVFLKSSLLVGQYPQMSIHIKYLFSFL, encoded by the exons ATGCCTGGCAACGAAGTTGGAGATAGGGTCCACAATTTTTTTGGGCAAGACAACTTGTCTCAGGGCCAGCATCATTCACAGGCTGTAGACGGGAATTGGCCGGGTCTAAATAACAATCTTTGGGTGGGAAACCAGAGACAGATTG ATTCTGAGAGAGGACATGGCAGTCAGTCTTCTCGAGTCCCACATGGCTTGAACTTTACACAATCAACTCTGAGGCCTGACATTGTCAAAAATCAGTCTCAGAATCAACAGCTGAATCTGAATGGCTATATGCATGGTCATACTGGTTTTCAGACAAGGCAGAATGAAGCAAACCTTTTGGGAGTGGATACAGAATCTGATCGGCATAGCCTAACATCGAGAGGCTTATCTAGTTTTGAATCACAGCGAGGGAATGGTCCTGAACATCATAGGAAAAATTCAGTAATGATGGAAACTACCGAATCTCctgttaattttgattttcttggtgGTCAGCCACAGATGGGTGGCCAGCAATCAGGCATGCTGCAATCTTTGGCAAGGCAACAATCTGGGTTTAATGACATGCAGATTCTCCAGCAACAAGTGATGCTCAAACAAATGCAAGAACTTCAGAGACAGCAACAAATTCAGCAACAAGAAACAAGGCAACACAATTCCATAAATCAAATTCCCTCCTTTTCTAACCAGGCTCCTGGGAACCATTCACCTGCCATGATTAATGGAGCTCCCATCCATGATGCATCTAATTATTCATGGCACCCTGAGTTTATGTCAGGAAACACAAACTGGATCCAGCGTGGTGCATCACCTGTAATCCAGGGATCCTCTAATGGACTCATGTTTTCCCCTGATCAAGGTCAGGCACTCCGCATGATGGGTTTGGCTCCTCAACAGGGTGATCAGTCTTTGTATGGGGTTCCTGTTTCTAACACAAGAGGTACTTCGAGCCAATATTCTCATATGCAAGTGGATAGGGCAGCAATGCAGCAGACTCCATCTGGCAGTAATTCATTTCCAAGCAATCAATATACTGCATTCCCAGATCAACCTAGCTTGCAGGATGGTAATTTGGTTTCTAAGCAGGGTTTTCCAGTGAAAAAATTGTTTGGGCAGGCTCCTGGTCAAAATTTAAGTGGTGGtgttgttttggaaaatttgcAGCAATTGAACTCCCAGCAAAGAAATGCACCTTTGCAGGAATTTCATGGAAGGCAAAATCTTGCTGGTTCATCCGAAACATTACAAGAGAAAACAGTGATGCCGGTTGCTCGTGCTCAGAGTTCAGCTGGCCTTGATCCAACTGAAGAAAAGTTTTTGTATGGTACTGATGACAGTATTTGGGATGTCTTTGGCAAGGGCTCCAATATGGGTACAGGAGGCCATAATCAGCTGGATGGTACAGACATTGGAGGAGCATTTCCTTCCATGCAGAGTGGAAGTTGGAGTGCTCTTATGCAGTCCGCTGTAGCAGAAACTTCTAGTAATGATATAGGGCTACAGGAAGAGTGGAGTGGGCCGATTTTTCAGAGCATTGAACCTCCAACTGGGAACCCTCAGCCAGCGACATACAGTGATGGAGGCAAAAAGCAAACAGTTTGGGCTGATAACTTGCAGGTTGCCTCTTCATTAAGttctaaaccttttagtttacCTAATGATGTCAATATGACTACTAATTATAGTAGCTTCCCTGGATTTCAGCAATCTggactcaaattttcaaatgaagagAGTGAGAGGTTGCAGATGAATTCTTCTCACAGATCCATACAGCATTCTTCTGAAGAAGGAAGCAAGTGGCTAGATCGCAACCCTCCACAAAAGACAGTTGGTGAAGGGAATCAAAATTATGGAAGTGCCACCCGTTCTTCTGATGCAGGTCCAAACTTGAAGAGCATTTCAGGACCTTGGGTCCATCAACAGAGCATATCCTCTTACAGCACTGGTGGCCAACCCAGCAATAAACCAAATGGTTGGAATTTTATTGAGTCTGGAGCACCTGGTGGGGATGCTACAATGAGAGctcatgaaaatgaaaactTATTGCACCATTCTCAGAGTAATGATCTTAACAGAGCCATGCATGGTTCTGGTACATGGAAAGCTGATTCCCTTCCTGATTCAACAGTTGAATTGGACCATGTAAAGTGTGGCACTGGAAGTTCACAGGTCAATAGAGAAGATTCCAATCGTAATAATGTTGCTGCAATACCAAATTTTAGTTCTGGAAAGACCAGCCAGGAAACTAGCCAACAGCTTCCAAATAGTCAACATGATTATTGGAAAAATGTTGCTTCTCCTGTGAACTCTAAAGGAAATGAAGGCTTGGGGAAACACCAGCATCATCTAAATAAGGGCCCTCAGGTTTTGGAGTCATCAGTGAATAGCTCTACCAAGGGAGCAGTTGAAATGCATGAGATGGAGAACTGTGATAAAAAAGAGAACTCCAGTGATGGCTATCGCTCTAACTTATCCCATCGTGCTTCCTCTGGtggtttgagagaaaatgtttGGTTAGATGCAAGTGACTCACGTTCTTTGCCAGGCGCCAAACAAAAGTTGTCTGGTCAGGTTGGTAGAAAAACCTCGGGGTCTCGCCGATTTCAGTATCATCCAATGGGAAATTTGGAAGTGGATATAGAACCGTCTTATGAAGCAAAACATGTTTCACACGCACAGGCCATGTCTCAGCAGGTTTCCCGGGGATTAAAAAGTCATGAACAAGGATTTTCTGGACCATCTAAATTTTCTGGTCATGTTCCTAAAGATTCGAATGAAATGGAAAAG GGTCCATCGCCTGAATTTCAGGGAGACACAAGAGGAGTAGATGAGGTACCTTCTAGAGGAATATTTCCTGGTTCTATGCCTAATATGTCTGCTCCTCCTGACAGATCAGTTGGTATCTATATCCAAAACAAGACTGCTCAATCAAG TCAAAATATGCTTGAACTTCTTCACAAGGTGGATCAATCAAGGGATCGAGGCACAGCAGCTCAGTTCAGTTCTTCAGAGCGGAATTCACTATCTGAGATGCCAGAACCAGAAACTTCTGATGGGTCTGTAGGTCACCTTCAGCGAAATCAGTCCTCTGCTTCTCAGGGTTTTGGTTTGCAACTGGCCCCTCCTTCTCAGCGATTGCCTGTTCCAAACCGTTCCTTGGTTTCTCAGAGCTCCTCACAGACAGTTAATTTGCTCAACTCGCATACCTCTCCTGAGATAGGAGATAAGAGTCGTGCATGGTTGGCATCCACTGCTTCTGTTCAGTCTTTGCCTCCTTCCCGTGAAGCATCTCAGGGAGAGTTGAGAAATAATAGATCTGTTACTCAAGGACAAACTGGAAAGGAAGCCCCACAGCCTAACATTGGAGGAAGCTTTTCTACTGCTTTTACACCTGGCTTCCCTTATTCTAGGAGTCCGCTTCAGAATCAGCATATGACTGTTGCAAGTGGGCAAGTTACATCTGATCAATCTGTCAATGCATCTTTTGATAGGTTTGCTGCCTGTTCTAGAAAGGTTGATGACTCTTATGATAGAATTCCAACTAGTCAATCTGCAACTGCACCATTATCTGATTTAGCTGCCAATGCACCATATAACAACATTGCTTCCATGTCAGACATGTCCCGCCTGAGTAGTAGCAACCAATTGCATGTGAGAGGTTCCACCCAACAGACCCCTGTGTTGGAGGCTGTGCCTGTTTCACGGCCTTCTTTTTCATCTGGCACATCCCATCAGGATGGTTTTTCAAAGGTACCTAATGTATGGACCAATGTTTCAACTCAACAATGTTTACCAGGTGTTGAAGCTCACAAGGCGCCTTCCAATGTATTTAAATCCCATTTTAAATCAACCAGTAATTCAGAAACAACTTCCTCCACATCACAGAAGCTGGATGATCAAGATGCCCACAAAGGAGGGAGTGGCCCATCTGAGTTTGGAGTATATTCTTTGAAAGATCAAGCCTTTGGTTCTGTGGAAGAGCAGCCAGTGAAAGACAGCCCCTGGAAGCAAGTGTCATCTGAGAACATTGACCCAGTCCAAAAGCCAATGCATGGTTCACAAGGAAAAGAATCTGTTGGTAATCATCTTTCTGCTGCATCTCCTTCAAACCCTGCTGCCACCCAAAGAGATATTGAAGCTTTTGGCCGTTCTTTGAAACCAAATAATAGTTTGAATCAGAATTTCTCATTGTTGCATCAGATGCATGCCATGAAGGGTACTGAGATTGATCCTGGTAATAGGGGCTTGAAGAGATTTAAAGGACTGGATTGCAGTCTGGACTCTCAGGGAGCTCCTAAGGCAGGACAACAGTTGGCATATGGCTACAATACAGTGGCCAGGGATGCATCAGTTAATCATACCTCAGTTCCATCTGAAGATCCTAAGATACTAAGTTTTTCATCAGAGCAAATGGATAATCGAAATAGAAATGCATCTTCTCAAGTTTTGCCTGGAAGCATACCTTCCCAGGATATGCTTGTGTTTGGACGAAATGATTCTCAAAATTACTCCAGTGGTAATAATTCAGTTTCTTCTAGAGCCGAGCATTCTCAGATTAGTCCCCAGATGGCACCTTCCTGGTTTGATCAATATGGAACCTTTAAAAATGGGCAGATGTTCCCTATGTATGACGCGCATAAAACCACCACTATGAGGACTGTGGAGCAGCCATTTATTGTTGGTAAATCTTCTGATAGTTTGCACACACGGAATTCAATGGACCAAGTAAATGGTGCTTTTGATACCAGTCAGGTTGCTAATGTCCAGCATAGTTCTACCCCCATCTCAATGGCAAGTGATCATCTCTCTGCCCCTCTTTCATTGCCTCCAAATGTCACTGATCAAAGTTTGGTGGTTGTGAGGCCAAAGAAGCGTAAGAGTGCTACATGTGAGCTTCTACCATGGCATAAAGAGGTGACTCAGTTCCGTAGGCTTCAGAAGAACAG CATGGCAGAACTAGACTGGGCTCAAGCAACAAATCGATTGATTGATAGG GTGGAAGATGAAGCTGAAATTATTGAAGATGGTTTTCCATTTCTTAGACCGAAGAGAAGGCTTATTTTGACAACACAGCTTATGCAGCAATTGCTTCGCCCCCCTCCAGCTGCAATTCTCTCAGTGGATGCCAGTTCAAATTGTGAGAGTGTGGTCTACTCTGTTGCTAGATTAACATTAGGGGATGCATGCAGCTTTTTGTCTGTCTCAGGAAGTGATTCGTCTATGTCTCTGGAGAGTGGAAACCT CCTGGCTGAGAAGCACAAGACATCTGAGAAAATTGGTGATCAGTACTTCACAAAAGTAATGGAAGACTTCATTAGTAGAGCAAGAAAGCTGGAAAATGATTTGTTCAG ATTGGACAATAGAGCCTCAGTCTTGGACTTGAGAGTGGATTGCCAAGATCTAGAGAAGTTTTCTGTCATCAACCGTTTTGCTAAGTTCCATAGCCGGGGGCAAGCTGACGGGCCTGAGACCTCGTCCTCCTCTGATGCAACTGCAAATGCTCAGAAAACCTGCCCTCAGAGATATGTCACCGCACTCCCAATGCCTAGGAACCTCCCTGACAGG tcattttttttttacaggaAATGGGGAGAATACAAGTGCAGCCTGGTTTTTCTCAAGTCTTCACTGTTAGTTGGCCAATATCCCCAAATGTCTatccatataaaatatttattctccTTCCTCTGA